From the genome of Eucalyptus grandis isolate ANBG69807.140 chromosome 2, ASM1654582v1, whole genome shotgun sequence, one region includes:
- the LOC104434741 gene encoding (-)-germacrene D synthase, whose product MSRLEMRCYIPLYQEESSHNEVLLSLAKLDFNLVQEQHRKELGNLTRWWKGLDVQRKFPFARDRLVELYVWWLGEYYEPEHEAAREILTKLSSVSSIIDDIYDVYGTWEELELFTETIQRWDVDAKDGLPEYMQECYKIVLDLYDEIGYEFSRKGHSYRLFYAKEVMKNQVRAYFVEAKCFHQNHVLTMEEYMSIALPSSGFVSILAWSFLGMGDIVTKDVFDWLLFNDPKMFEQERGHVASAVECFMKQYRVTEEEAKEELRKQVTDAWKDINEELRRPTVVPMPILVRILNLTQALHMMYNGEIDNYTHAGTKMKEHVTSLLVNPLPM is encoded by the exons ATGTCAAGGCTAGAGATGAGGTGTTACATTCCACTCTACCAAGAAGAGTCTTCACATAATGAAGTCCTACTGTCCTTGGCTAAGCTTGATTTCAACTTAGTACAAGAGCAACACCGAAAGGAACTTGGCAACCTTACAAG GTGGTGGAAGGGTTTAGATGTACAAAGGAAGTTTCCATTTGCTAGAGATAGGCTTGTGGAGCTGTATGTCTGGTGGTTAGGAGAATATTACGAGCCAGAGCATGAAGCCGCGAGGGAAATACTAACCAAATTGTCCAGCGTTAGTTCCATTATTGATGACATCTATGATGTCTATGGAACATGGGAAGAATTAGAACTATTCACGGAAACAATTCAAAG GTGGGATGTCGATGCCAAAGATGGATTGCCAGAGTACATGCAAGAGTGTTACAAGATAGTTCTTGATTTGTATGATGAAATTGGCTATGAATTCTCGCGGAAAGGACATTCATATCGCCTCTTCTATGCGAAAGAAGTG ATGAAAAATCAAGTGAGAGCATATTTCGTTGAAGCCAAGTGCTTCCACCAAAACCACGTACTGACAATGGAGGAGTACATGTCCATTGCATTACCAAGCTCTGGTTTTGTATCGATATTGGCATGGTCATTTCTGGGAATGGGAGATATTGTAACAAAAGATGTTTTTGATTGGCTTTTATTCAACGACCCCAAGATG TTTGAGCAAGAGAGAGGTCATGTGGCATCTGCTGTGGAGTGTTTCATGAAACAATATAGAGTTACTGAGGAAGAGGCTAAGGAGGAACTCCGTAAACAAGTGACCGATGCATGGAAGGACATTAATGAAGAGCTGCGCCGTCCAACTGTTGTCCCCATGCCAATCCTCGTGCGAATTCTCAATCTTACACAAGCCCTGCACATGATGTATAATGGTGAAATAGATAACTACACTCATGCCGGAACCAAGATGAAAGAGCATGTGACTTCTCTGTTGGTCAATCCGTTGCCAATGTGA